The genomic window tcagccatgAGAACAAGAAGACGGTTATTGGCACGTATAGGGGTTAACACAATGCCGAAAAACACCGCAGAGCGGCAGACAAAACAAGGTTCTCAAGCTCTCTGGGGCCAACGTGTAGTCTCACCTTGTACCCCCTGCAAAAGCTGTCATGACGCCAACTGTTGATTATCCTGCTGCTCTTCTACGATACAGAAAACAGGAAATGATGTTACATCACCTCGCCCGCTACATGTACACTATTTCTGACCCAGGAAGTGCCAATGCAAAGTGGGCCCGAAGAAGTAGTTAAAGAACGAGTTTGAGATTGATCTTGGGTCCTCTGCTTCCCAACATACGAGCCGGGAAGAGTCCTCGCCGCAAACAGCCTTCGAACGGATTATGCAGGATTATTCTCGACGAACCATACCTGTACCATCTGACAGGCTCTCTGAACTTTGTACTCTAGCGACTATTGTGTTCTTTGCTATAGCCAAAGTCCGGCTCTTGATGGATAACGAAGCGAATGGATAGATAGCTCTTATATTTAAAGTCCTGATACGAATGAATCTAACTTTAAAATCAGAACGTTTATCTCCTCTTCTGATAGAAATGAGCTGGAAATACTATTGCGAGCGAGAATAATAATGTCGTGAATGGAAAGACCGAGCGCGGCTTGGCTCTGTATGAAGTTGTCATTTATATAAGCGCCAAAGTATGGCGGATCGTCAGAGTTGATCGACACCTTGACTCCCGCGTCGAGCAGCTTTCGCAATGGATGGCTAGCAAGCGACGATACCACGTTGAGTTTCAGATTCGACACGGGGCAAACCGTCAGTGGGATCTGTTTTTCAACAAGTTCCGCGACCAGGGCTGGATTCGAAAGACAAGCAATTCCATGGTCGATCCGGTCGACCTGTAGCTGCTCGATAGCTTGACGTACATAGTCGGAgggaccttcttctccagcatgGATACAGGTTCGGAATCCACGTTCACGGCACGTCTTGAAGTAGGTAGCAAATTTTGAGGGTGGGTTTGGCATCTCGGGCCCGCCCATGCCGATGCCAATAATGAGTTCTTTCCACGGCATGATCGAGTCGAGTAATTCAAGCGCTTCCTCTTCCGTTCGATGTCGGTGGGTGCTTATGATGAGCCCTGCGCTGATGCCCAATGTCTGCTCGGCTCCGTGAATTGCACCGAGGACGCCCTCCATGAGTTCGGATAGAGGAGTGCCACTTTCAGTAAAAGTTTGGGGGCCAATAAAGAGCTCGGCCCGGACGACGTTCTCGGCGTGTGCTCTCTCAAGGTATGCAAAAGTCACATCGTAGAAGTCCTGCTTTTTGACCAGTACCTTGCATCCCTCAAAGTATAAGGCGAGGAATGACTGAAGATCATTGAACTCGTAGGCATCCCGCAATGCCTCAGGGGATTTCCATCGAAGAGGGATTCCATTCCGCTCAGCCAGGGCAAACATCATGCCCGGCTCAATACAGCCTTCGATGTGCATGTGAAGCTCTGCTTTCGGGATGCCCCTAATAAAATCCTGGATGttctccatcctcgtctGATTGGTTTGGGATGTTTGGCGTCACTGTATGATTGAATGTCGGCTGCTCCTTTAGCTGATGCTTAATACAGATTTGGAGGAAGACACGTACGTATGAGAAGTCTTGCGAGACTGAACTAACAAATCCTGTCGCTAatggagaagatggttgTTCTTGAACCAGGATCGGGGTGGCTTGTGGAAAAGCCGAGTGAAGACAGGCAAAAGAAAACAAGGAATGGAAAAAGCGTCTGTCCCAATCACCTCATAAATAACAATTTG from Fusarium keratoplasticum isolate Fu6.1 chromosome 10, whole genome shotgun sequence includes these protein-coding regions:
- a CDS encoding Adenine deaminase, with the translated sequence MENIQDFIRGIPKAELHMHIEGCIEPGMMFALAERNGIPLRWKSPEALRDAYEFNDLQSFLALYFEGCKVLVKKQDFYDVTFAYLERAHAENVVRAELFIGPQTFTESGTPLSELMEGVLGAIHGAEQTLGISAGLIISTHRHRTEEEALELLDSIMPWKELIIGIGMGGPEMPNPPSKFATYFKTCRERGFRTCIHAGEEGPSDYVRQAIEQLQVDRIDHGIACLSNPALVAELVEKQIPLTVCPVSNLKLNVVSSLASHPLRKLLDAGVKVSINSDDPPYFGAYINDNFIQSQAALGLSIHDIIILARNSISSSFLSEEEINVLILKLDSFVSGL